A single genomic interval of Lucilia cuprina isolate Lc7/37 chromosome 2, ASM2204524v1, whole genome shotgun sequence harbors:
- the LOC124421465 gene encoding uncharacterized protein LOC124421465, which translates to MFSVLKYFWILQILYVVDARVIDAYYEGVKCDSYNRNIIAKIECWLSTDAKGQKTMNAILILKVDLNEILNHYKFLLTIKNNTKTYISLELNICEALGALFTNPVTRMMSEEIHRVSNFPYECPIRKGIRYVINNFTINWKLIPSFTPALKWYSNSIFFIGKKHVLTFDAFGRVEHKRKKKNNK; encoded by the exons ATGTTTAGCGTTTTAAAGTATTTCTGGATTTTACAAATTCTTTATGTGGTCGACGCAAGAGTG ATTGATGCCTATTATGAGGGTGTGAAATGTGATTCTtacaatagaaatattattgCTAAAATTGAATGTTGGCTCTCGACAGATGCCAAAGGCCAGAAAACGATGAatgcaattttaattttgaaagtagatttaaatgaaattttaaatcattataaatttctattgacaataaaaaacaacacaaaaacatatatatcGTTAGAACTTAATATTTGCGAAGCTTTGGGAGCATTATTTACTAATCCAGTTACTCGAATGATGTCAGAGGAAATTCATCGTGTTAGTAATTTTCCATATGAGTGTCCCATAAGGAAg GGCATTCGatatgtaataaataattttaccaTAAACTGGAAATTGATTCCATCTTTTACACCAGCTCTTAAATGGTAttcaaattctatattttttattggaaaGAAACATGTTCTTACATTTGATGCCTTTGGTCGTGTTGAGcataaaaggaaaaagaaaaataacaagtaa